A single region of the Microcoleus sp. FACHB-831 genome encodes:
- a CDS encoding PAS domain S-box protein — MNQSLRVLLVEDAEEDAILLLKQLHASGYDLDSWRVETPHQMQAALTEENWDIVISDYYLGQFSGLAALKLLQETGLDLPFIIVSGEIGEEAAIATLKAGAADFVTKRNLSQIVPAVERELREAELRRESQRLEKEKQLLQTLIQDVSDAPDFQAAIEVALRRVCESTGWHCGEAWIPDDEQKVLRCSESAWYSQTDKLQHFREYSQSSTFPPGIGMPGYVWESRQPLWIPDLSTAPEATFVRARKAREAGLGAGLAIPLIADDEVVAVVVLMMLEPCIADQHQIELISSVTNQLGAVLQRKAAEEGRRQAEAKYQSLFENAVVGIFQTTPDGHYINANPALAKIYGYDSPAELMAGLTDIQQQLYIQPSRRHEFTRLIQQYDAVSKFESQIYRKDGSIIWILENARAVRDEQGKLLYYEGFVEDVTSRHRAEEALRKSEAKYRELVQNANSIILRVDPQGNITFFNEFAQTFFGYSEPEIKGQNFIRTLLPQSDASGSEATKIVREILRYPERYTQHESENIRRDGSRVWVAWTNKGFFSPDGKLSEILCIGRDITQLKRVEEELKKANEELERRVEERTTQLRQANEQLKEEISTRIRAEALLAGQNQVLELILRGGALPEVLDLLARVIEELSGEMKCAFLLLDENGVNLRHVAAPLLPEAYNRAVDGIAIGPKAGSCGTAAYRKEPVIVEDIASDPLWEDWRDLALGHGLRACWAIPILTLKGDVLGTIGIYYDRPYAPRDYDRELIIKATYLAGIAIERDRFSSALIGSEARFQKLAANVPGIIYQFLLQPDGSITFPFVSSSCQEVYEVGPEEIQENASFVLEAIHPSDRASFQESIVQSAQTLQPWNWEGRITTPSGKLKWIQGAARPERLQSAIAPGNQETLWDGLLMDITERKRAQEALEQSEAKLRQQARELEQALYELQRTQTQLVQTEKMSNLGQLVAGVAHEINNPISFIYGNLDYACEYTQDLMNLLDLYRTAYPNPTAEISAKTEAIDLDFLIEDLPKMLSSMKLGTDRICQIVLSLRNFSRVDQSAMQLVNVHDGLDSTLLILHQRLKGKSGSPGIEIIKEYGDLPLVECYAGQLNQVFMNIIANAIDALDEYNERRTLKEIGLHPSIIRIKTELLDDELVVIRIADNGPGIPEEVRSQLFDSFFTTKPVGKGTGLGLSISHQIVVEKHRGKLLLTSELGQGTEFAIAIPLKQED; from the coding sequence GTGAATCAATCGCTCCGGGTGTTGTTGGTCGAAGACGCTGAAGAAGATGCCATATTGCTACTCAAACAACTGCACGCTAGCGGTTACGACCTAGATAGTTGGCGAGTAGAAACTCCGCACCAAATGCAAGCAGCACTCACCGAAGAAAACTGGGATATTGTAATTTCAGATTATTATCTGGGACAGTTTAGCGGTCTAGCAGCATTGAAACTGCTACAAGAAACGGGACTAGACCTGCCATTTATTATTGTCTCAGGTGAAATTGGCGAAGAAGCAGCGATCGCTACCCTCAAAGCAGGCGCAGCCGATTTCGTCACCAAGCGCAACCTATCACAAATTGTCCCCGCCGTAGAGCGCGAGTTACGAGAAGCCGAACTGCGGCGAGAGTCACAACGATTAGAAAAAGAAAAACAGCTACTACAAACCCTAATCCAAGATGTTAGCGACGCCCCTGACTTTCAAGCCGCCATCGAAGTAGCCCTGCGCCGCGTGTGTGAAAGCACTGGTTGGCATTGCGGCGAAGCTTGGATTCCCGACGATGAACAGAAAGTGTTGCGGTGCAGCGAGTCCGCTTGGTATAGCCAAACCGACAAGCTGCAACACTTCCGCGAGTACAGCCAATCATCAACCTTTCCCCCAGGGATAGGAATGCCGGGGTATGTCTGGGAATCTCGACAACCATTGTGGATTCCAGATCTTTCTACTGCGCCAGAAGCTACATTTGTGCGAGCGCGAAAAGCTAGGGAAGCCGGACTGGGCGCGGGATTGGCAATCCCCCTCATTGCTGATGACGAGGTTGTGGCCGTAGTTGTATTAATGATGCTAGAACCATGTATTGCCGACCAGCATCAAATAGAGCTAATTTCATCAGTGACAAATCAACTGGGGGCAGTGCTACAGCGCAAAGCCGCAGAAGAAGGGCGGCGACAAGCGGAAGCAAAATATCAAAGCCTTTTTGAAAACGCCGTTGTCGGAATTTTCCAGACTACGCCGGACGGACACTACATCAATGCTAATCCCGCACTTGCAAAGATATACGGGTATGACTCCCCAGCAGAACTGATGGCGGGTCTGACGGATATCCAGCAGCAGCTATATATACAGCCTTCCCGACGCCACGAGTTTACCCGCTTGATACAGCAATACGACGCAGTATCTAAATTTGAGTCGCAGATTTATCGCAAAGACGGTAGCATCATCTGGATTTTAGAAAATGCGCGGGCAGTTCGCGACGAACAAGGGAAGTTGCTCTACTATGAAGGCTTTGTGGAGGACGTTACCTCGCGTCATCGGGCAGAAGAGGCTTTAAGAAAGAGCGAGGCCAAGTATCGGGAACTGGTTCAAAACGCTAACAGTATCATTTTGCGAGTTGACCCACAGGGCAACATTACTTTTTTCAACGAGTTTGCTCAAACTTTCTTTGGCTACTCAGAGCCAGAAATTAAGGGCCAAAACTTCATAAGAACGCTGCTACCCCAGAGCGATGCTTCGGGTAGCGAAGCCACAAAAATAGTGAGGGAGATCTTGCGCTATCCAGAGCGCTACACGCAACATGAGAGTGAAAATATTAGGCGGGATGGTTCGCGGGTGTGGGTGGCATGGACGAACAAAGGGTTTTTCTCTCCAGATGGAAAGTTGAGCGAAATTCTCTGCATCGGTCGCGACATTACGCAACTCAAGCGAGTTGAGGAAGAACTAAAGAAAGCTAACGAAGAGTTAGAGCGGAGAGTGGAGGAGCGAACGACTCAACTGCGGCAAGCCAACGAGCAACTGAAGGAAGAGATAAGCACCCGCATACGGGCAGAAGCTTTGCTGGCCGGACAAAATCAGGTTTTGGAACTAATTCTCAGGGGCGGGGCGCTCCCAGAGGTGCTGGACTTGCTAGCGAGGGTTATTGAAGAACTATCGGGAGAAATGAAGTGTGCTTTTCTGTTGCTAGACGAAAACGGGGTTAATTTACGACACGTTGCCGCCCCATTGCTGCCAGAAGCATACAATCGAGCTGTTGATGGAATTGCGATTGGCCCAAAGGCTGGCTCGTGCGGGACGGCGGCTTATCGCAAAGAACCTGTAATTGTGGAGGATATTGCTAGCGATCCATTGTGGGAAGATTGGCGCGATCTTGCATTAGGGCACGGGTTACGGGCTTGCTGGGCAATCCCTATCCTGACTTTGAAGGGGGATGTTTTGGGGACTATAGGTATTTACTACGATCGTCCTTATGCTCCCAGAGATTATGACCGCGAGCTAATTATCAAAGCGACGTATTTAGCGGGAATTGCCATAGAGCGCGATCGCTTTAGTTCGGCGCTAATCGGGAGCGAGGCGCGGTTCCAGAAGTTAGCGGCTAACGTACCGGGTATTATTTACCAATTTCTTCTCCAGCCAGATGGGTCGATTACGTTTCCGTTTGTGAGTTCTAGTTGCCAGGAAGTCTACGAAGTTGGGCCAGAGGAGATTCAGGAGAATGCGTCTTTTGTTCTTGAGGCAATTCATCCAAGCGATCGCGCTAGTTTTCAGGAATCTATAGTCCAAAGCGCCCAAACATTGCAACCTTGGAACTGGGAAGGACGCATTACTACGCCTTCCGGTAAGCTTAAATGGATTCAAGGCGCTGCCCGACCGGAACGACTGCAATCTGCGATCGCTCCTGGGAACCAGGAGACGCTTTGGGATGGATTGCTGATGGACATTACGGAACGCAAGCGGGCGCAAGAAGCACTGGAGCAATCTGAAGCCAAGTTAAGACAACAGGCGAGGGAGTTAGAACAAGCCCTCTACGAGTTGCAACGCACGCAAACGCAACTTGTGCAGACCGAAAAGATGTCTAATCTCGGTCAATTGGTTGCTGGGGTTGCTCACGAAATCAACAATCCGATTAGCTTCATCTACGGCAACCTGGACTATGCCTGCGAATATACCCAAGACTTGATGAATTTGCTAGACCTCTATCGCACCGCTTACCCCAATCCCACAGCAGAAATTAGCGCTAAAACAGAGGCTATTGACTTAGATTTCTTAATTGAAGATTTGCCTAAAATGCTGTCTTCTATGAAATTGGGAACTGACCGCATTTGTCAGATTGTCCTTAGCTTGCGTAATTTCTCGCGGGTTGACCAATCGGCAATGCAGTTAGTTAACGTTCACGATGGCTTAGACAGTACGCTGCTGATTTTGCACCAACGATTGAAAGGGAAGTCGGGAAGTCCTGGAATTGAAATAATTAAAGAATACGGCGATTTGCCTTTAGTAGAGTGTTATGCTGGCCAACTCAACCAAGTGTTTATGAACATTATTGCTAATGCAATTGATGCCTTGGATGAGTATAACGAGCGGCGCACTCTTAAGGAGATTGGGTTGCATCCGAGTATCATTCGGATTAAGACTGAGTTACTAGATGATGAGCTAGTAGTTATCCGAATTGCTGATAATGGCCCCGGAATACCAGAGGAAGTACGTTCGCAACTTTTTGACTCTTTCTTTACAACTAAACCTGTGGGTAAAGGCACTGGTTTGGGGTTATCGATCAGCCACCAGATTGTTGTAGAAAAACATCGGGGGAAATTGTTACTTACATCAGAATTGGGACAAGGTACAGAGTTTGCGATCGCTATCCCTCTTAAACAAGAGGATTAA
- the hpsU gene encoding hormogonium polysaccharide biosynthesis acetyltransferase HpsU yields the protein MIDSDLPPTNSVEPFVDLRNYDQSGYDRGRPVWFILMWWLVQAIAFPLSPHFLNSFRSWLLRLFGARVGRGVIIRPTARFTYPWKVEIGDYSWIGDDVVLYSLDQIRIGQQCVISQKSYLCTGSHDIKDPAFGLITSPITIEEGVWIAADCFIAPGVQIGANAVIGARSSVFSNISHAQVCWGNPCRPHYPRQMKS from the coding sequence TTGATAGACTCAGATTTGCCACCAACTAACAGCGTTGAACCTTTCGTTGATTTACGCAATTATGACCAATCTGGATACGATCGAGGGCGTCCGGTTTGGTTTATTTTAATGTGGTGGTTAGTGCAGGCGATCGCGTTCCCCCTGAGTCCGCATTTTTTAAATAGTTTCCGCAGTTGGCTTTTGCGGCTATTTGGGGCGCGTGTAGGTAGGGGTGTAATCATCCGACCTACAGCCCGCTTCACCTATCCTTGGAAAGTCGAAATTGGCGACTATAGTTGGATTGGGGACGATGTAGTTTTATACAGCCTAGACCAAATTCGCATCGGTCAACAGTGCGTAATTTCCCAAAAAAGCTACCTCTGCACTGGCAGTCACGATATCAAAGATCCAGCCTTTGGCTTAATAACTTCTCCCATTACAATTGAAGAAGGCGTCTGGATTGCCGCAGATTGCTTTATCGCTCCTGGGGTGCAGATAGGAGCTAATGCAGTGATAGGCGCGAGGAGCAGTGTTTTTAGTAATATCTCCCACGCGCAGGTTTGTTGGGGAAATCCCTGCCGTCCTCATTATCCCAGGCAGATGAAGTCTTAG
- a CDS encoding glycosyltransferase family 2 protein — translation MTGIAKIPVSVLIPAKNEQANLPACLQSVAAADEVFVVDSQSSDRSIEIAESYGAKVVQFLFNGRWPKKKNWALENLPFRNEWVLIVDCDERIPPELWEEIAIAIANPEHNGYYINRKVFFLGTWIRHGGRYPDWNLRLFKYKLGRYENLSTEEVPNTGDNEVHEHVVLQGKPGYLKNDILHEDFKDVFHWLDRHNRYSNWEARVYLNILKGKDDTGTIGANFFGDAVQRKRFLKKLWVQLPFKPLLRFILIYIIQRGFLDGKAGYIYARLMSQYEYQIGVKLYELRKFGGSLNASSPTVIPANSLPQPDSLQGRA, via the coding sequence ATGACAGGCATTGCTAAAATTCCAGTTTCGGTTCTGATTCCAGCTAAGAACGAACAAGCAAATCTTCCTGCTTGTCTTCAAAGCGTTGCAGCAGCCGATGAAGTGTTTGTAGTTGATTCGCAAAGCAGCGATCGCTCTATTGAAATTGCTGAAAGTTACGGCGCCAAAGTAGTACAATTTCTATTCAACGGTCGGTGGCCAAAAAAGAAAAATTGGGCCTTAGAAAATCTACCCTTCCGCAACGAATGGGTGCTAATTGTCGATTGTGACGAACGCATTCCCCCGGAATTATGGGAAGAAATTGCGATCGCGATCGCCAATCCAGAACATAACGGCTATTACATCAACCGCAAAGTATTTTTCCTCGGCACTTGGATTAGACACGGCGGTAGATATCCCGACTGGAATCTGCGTCTATTTAAATACAAACTAGGCAGATACGAAAATTTAAGTACAGAAGAAGTTCCTAATACTGGCGATAACGAAGTTCACGAACACGTCGTTCTCCAAGGCAAGCCTGGCTACTTAAAAAATGATATTCTGCACGAAGATTTTAAAGATGTATTTCACTGGTTAGATCGACATAACCGATACTCCAATTGGGAAGCTCGCGTTTATCTCAATATACTCAAAGGTAAGGACGACACTGGCACAATTGGAGCTAATTTCTTCGGCGATGCTGTTCAACGCAAGCGCTTTCTAAAGAAACTTTGGGTACAACTTCCCTTTAAACCCCTACTGCGATTTATTTTGATCTACATTATTCAGCGTGGGTTCTTGGATGGAAAAGCTGGCTACATTTATGCGCGGCTGATGAGCCAGTATGAATATCAAATTGGGGTCAAACTGTACGAATTGCGTAAATTTGGCGGCTCTTTGAATGCAAGTTCACCTACAGTAATTCCTGCGAATTCATTACCGCAGCCGGATTCGTTGCAAGGGAGGGCGTAG
- a CDS encoding glycosyltransferase family 2 protein — protein sequence MKISAIICTHNREQYLGAAIDSLLNQDFPEFEVVVVDNASSDRTTEITSLRPSIKYVYEPVIGLSVARNTGAKVAAGDILAYLDDDAVAAPNWLHVLYEAYQNNEKLAVAGGKVTLLWPEGIQPPRWLSPGLSGNLGAYDLGDTIVYINQPGMTPRGLNYSIRRTFLEQIGGFNINLGRVGKNLLSNEELHMTELALKMGWEVAYLPNALVAHNVAPERLKRQWFLSRGWWQGISESQRQQLVGKIGMRQLQGGCERLVRGIYKSVKYFKDPATSFENLVYAYGQIGYLSNAIGGMFVPSEKAENPSSEVVSQQTE from the coding sequence ATGAAAATTTCTGCAATTATTTGTACGCACAATAGGGAGCAGTATTTAGGGGCTGCAATTGATAGCTTGCTAAACCAGGATTTTCCTGAATTTGAAGTAGTGGTTGTAGATAATGCATCAAGCGATCGCACAACCGAAATAACTTCCCTTCGCCCAAGCATAAAATATGTCTACGAACCCGTCATAGGTCTATCCGTCGCTCGCAACACGGGTGCAAAAGTTGCCGCAGGTGATATTCTCGCTTACCTTGATGATGATGCCGTTGCCGCTCCCAACTGGCTGCACGTACTCTATGAAGCCTATCAAAACAACGAAAAACTCGCCGTTGCTGGTGGCAAAGTTACTCTACTTTGGCCAGAGGGAATACAGCCCCCGCGCTGGCTTTCCCCTGGATTGTCGGGAAATTTAGGAGCCTACGATCTGGGAGATACTATTGTTTATATCAACCAACCCGGAATGACTCCACGCGGTTTAAATTACTCAATACGACGGACATTTTTAGAGCAAATTGGCGGCTTCAATATTAATTTAGGGCGAGTGGGCAAAAATTTGTTATCAAATGAAGAACTCCACATGACAGAATTAGCCCTTAAAATGGGCTGGGAGGTAGCATATCTTCCCAATGCCTTAGTCGCTCACAATGTTGCGCCAGAGCGCTTGAAACGACAATGGTTTTTAAGTCGGGGCTGGTGGCAGGGCATCAGCGAGAGTCAGCGCCAACAACTCGTAGGTAAGATTGGAATGCGGCAGCTACAAGGCGGGTGCGAACGGCTAGTGCGCGGAATTTATAAATCTGTTAAATATTTTAAAGATCCAGCGACTAGCTTTGAAAATTTGGTATATGCATACGGCCAAATTGGTTATTTGAGTAATGCTATTGGGGGTATGTTCGTGCCATCAGAAAAAGCTGAAAATCCCAGCTCTGAAGTTGTCAGTCAGCAAACAGAATAA